In the genome of Candidatus Moraniibacteriota bacterium, one region contains:
- a CDS encoding ATP-binding protein: MRVPFLSSSGGEQDEILASEVLYQRGVARIRDLIAPSAIKVTANSLQSGETLVRTHFIIAYPRYLNTNWFSPVVNLDFPMDTAMFVHPIDTRDILRNLLKSATRVESSIQIESEAGKVRSPVLETALHDIEELRDRLQQGTEKFFRFSIYISLYAQSIEELNRMGRSIEAMLESQLVYIKPSVLRMQQGFTSTRPIGTDTLDVANNLNTAPLSTTFPFVSADLSSNDGILYGINRHNNSLILFDRFKLENANMVIFAKSGAGKSYFMKLEILRSMMFDTSVIVIDPENEYKHLAETVNGSFIHMSLNSAFHINPFDLPKQRDEQEDFEGLLRSNIATLIGLLHLMLGSVTAEEDSILDQALRETYAVRDITGKTDLATLTPSSFPTMSDLYEVLRNMEGTESLSARLEKYTQGIFSGFLNHASNITMQNQFVVFNIRDLEEELRPIAMYLILHYIWNEMRSELKRRLVVVDEAWIMMQNDDAASFLFGIAKRARKYYCGLTTITQDISDFMGSKYGKPIVTNSSLQLLLRQSPASIDVVTETFYLTDHEKFLLLESAVGEGIFFAGSKHVAIKVVASYSEDQIITSNPEQLAEIEAAKREFDEHGGWSER, from the coding sequence ATGCGCGTCCCTTTTTTGTCTTCTTCCGGAGGTGAACAGGATGAAATCCTCGCGAGCGAGGTGCTTTACCAGCGAGGAGTAGCTCGTATTCGTGATCTCATTGCTCCATCTGCCATTAAGGTAACAGCGAATTCTCTTCAGTCTGGCGAAACATTGGTGCGAACGCACTTTATCATTGCGTATCCACGCTATCTCAACACGAACTGGTTCTCACCGGTGGTGAATCTCGATTTTCCCATGGATACGGCGATGTTTGTACACCCGATTGATACGCGTGACATCTTGAGGAATCTCTTGAAATCGGCAACGCGGGTGGAATCTTCGATTCAAATAGAATCCGAAGCTGGCAAGGTACGAAGTCCGGTACTTGAGACGGCACTTCATGATATTGAAGAATTGCGCGATCGACTTCAGCAGGGGACAGAAAAGTTCTTTCGTTTCAGTATCTATATTTCGCTCTATGCGCAGTCGATTGAGGAGCTCAATCGCATGGGCCGATCCATTGAGGCGATGCTTGAGTCTCAATTGGTCTATATAAAGCCGTCCGTTTTGCGGATGCAACAGGGATTCACGTCGACGCGTCCGATCGGGACGGACACGCTCGATGTGGCAAATAATTTGAATACGGCGCCGCTTTCGACGACATTTCCATTTGTATCCGCCGATCTTTCGTCGAACGACGGCATTCTATACGGTATTAACCGGCACAATAACAGCCTGATTCTTTTTGATCGGTTCAAGCTCGAGAATGCGAATATGGTGATATTTGCAAAGTCGGGTGCCGGGAAAAGCTATTTCATGAAGCTGGAGATATTGCGTTCCATGATGTTTGACACAAGCGTTATTGTGATTGATCCGGAGAATGAATACAAGCATTTGGCAGAGACTGTGAATGGCTCATTTATTCACATGAGTCTCAATTCCGCTTTCCATATCAATCCATTTGATTTGCCGAAACAGCGCGACGAGCAAGAAGATTTCGAAGGGCTCTTGCGAAGCAATATTGCTACGCTGATCGGATTGCTGCACCTCATGCTGGGGAGTGTCACGGCGGAGGAGGACTCTATTCTTGACCAAGCCCTCCGCGAAACGTACGCGGTGCGCGATATTACCGGGAAAACAGACCTTGCGACACTGACACCGTCCTCATTCCCTACCATGAGCGACCTGTATGAGGTTTTGAGAAATATGGAGGGGACTGAGTCACTCTCCGCTCGTCTTGAAAAATATACTCAAGGGATTTTCTCGGGATTTTTGAATCATGCGAGCAATATCACCATGCAGAACCAGTTTGTTGTGTTTAATATACGTGATTTGGAAGAAGAGCTGCGTCCGATAGCCATGTATCTTATCTTGCACTATATCTGGAATGAGATGCGGTCGGAGTTGAAGCGGCGACTGGTTGTGGTGGATGAGGCATGGATTATGATGCAGAACGACGATGCGGCGAGCTTTCTTTTTGGCATTGCGAAGCGTGCTCGGAAGTATTATTGCGGATTAACAACGATTACTCAGGATATCAGTGACTTCATGGGGTCGAAATATGGAAAGCCAATCGTGACCAATTCATCGCTCCAGCTCTTACTGCGGCAGTCTCCCGCATCGATCGATGTGGTGACAGAGACCTTCTATCTCACGGATCACGAAAAGTTCTTGCTATTGGAGAGTGCTGTTGGTGAGGGAATATTCTTTGCCGGTTCGAAGCATGTGGCTATTAAGGTGGTGGCATCATATAGCGAAGATCAGATTATCACATCGAATCCGGAGCAGCTCGCTGAGATAGAGGCAGCAAAACGGGAATTTGACGAGCATGGCGGCTGGAGCGAGAGGTAA
- a CDS encoding C40 family peptidase, whose product MKVGKCDNIVGTGAATSCCTDPKNSQGTNNSSSVSSTSSGSTSLNYTPLENLPGFEGQSGDFATYFGNLYKLALWIVAISALFMLVVGGFLYLSSAGNTALLGTAKKTIYSALIGLVIALISWLLLDTINSDLTNLKLTGLTGAIGTNSSTSSTSTASPTSGSAAEVLSEAYKMVNNTSCYYSQAIPRNGCQGSPPHTDCSDFVVSAYKRAGCSVPPDGTSNMKAVAEDIGDKSSLKSGDAIVYNNGSHGHVVLCENDGCSTYTAAASTKSGLVKGRDSAHVFSDGASAGGLKVLRVSKYCKS is encoded by the coding sequence GTGAAAGTTGGTAAGTGCGACAATATAGTCGGTACTGGTGCGGCTACAAGCTGCTGCACCGATCCTAAAAACTCACAGGGGACAAATAATTCTTCTTCGGTTTCTTCTACTTCTTCTGGCTCTACCTCTCTCAACTATACGCCGCTTGAGAATTTGCCTGGGTTTGAGGGGCAGAGCGGGGACTTCGCGACGTATTTCGGGAATCTCTACAAGCTGGCACTGTGGATTGTGGCGATATCGGCGCTCTTTATGCTCGTTGTGGGCGGGTTTCTCTATCTCTCGAGTGCGGGGAATACGGCACTTCTTGGCACGGCGAAGAAAACAATCTACTCCGCACTGATCGGACTGGTGATTGCGCTTATTTCGTGGCTTCTTCTTGATACGATAAACAGCGATTTGACGAATTTGAAACTGACGGGATTGACCGGAGCGATAGGAACAAACAGTAGTACAAGTAGCACGTCAACAGCTTCTCCAACAAGTGGCTCCGCGGCCGAGGTTTTGAGTGAAGCGTATAAGATGGTCAACAACACATCGTGTTATTATAGCCAAGCTATCCCTCGGAATGGTTGCCAGGGCAGCCCGCCTCATACAGACTGCTCGGACTTTGTTGTTTCTGCATACAAGCGAGCCGGATGTTCGGTTCCTCCCGACGGCACTTCAAATATGAAGGCCGTTGCTGAGGATATTGGCGATAAAAGCAGTTTAAAATCCGGCGATGCTATCGTTTACAATAACGGATCGCATGGACATGTGGTGCTATGTGAAAATGATGGTTGTAGCACATATACGGCTGCTGCCTCAACGAAGAGTGGTCTTGTGAAAGGTCGAGATTCCGCTCATGTGTTTTCTGATGGAGCTTCTGCTGGAGGTTTGAAGGTTCTTCGGGTAAGCAAATACTGCAAAAGCTAG
- a CDS encoding O-antigen ligase family protein, which produces MLATFLLIPFEGARLVFFGVPMYFVEITTLGCGMVLAAMLYSRYRQNDRTAYSALLPPRHITVGIFTLLGGVTLSILAALPESALCTLSSETLLTALGILKSWFLFPIFFGYTIFLISQRYFSRDNILFIFALSFLPFFLYSSLMWLFGSYTTYDGRFESIFNSPNAFSMLLTPILILSWYFLRTQRTIFWFFFSFLLIFLLFLTHSYSAWLATCIALLFFEAIHQRPTPKTLGMTLGIAAFLLALFYFTYGNTPRFEHFFSLDSRSSFASRVMIWQSAGKILIDSPVFGIGPGNFQSCYLAYQQFFPPYLEWSVPEPHNIFLAFWLGSGIIGLISFCFLIFAWLRHIAISISKTENPSVPWIFTALMIAFLVHGLFDTPYWRISLSYLFWIIFFLGIAPEKCTPTSYKRIL; this is translated from the coding sequence ATGCTCGCAACATTCCTCCTGATCCCGTTCGAAGGAGCTCGGTTGGTTTTTTTTGGCGTGCCAATGTATTTCGTTGAGATAACCACCCTCGGGTGCGGCATGGTTCTGGCAGCAATGCTGTATTCTCGATACCGTCAAAACGACCGCACAGCATATTCCGCATTGCTTCCACCGCGTCACATCACCGTTGGCATATTCACACTCCTCGGAGGCGTCACACTCTCCATTCTCGCCGCACTTCCAGAGAGCGCTCTCTGCACGCTTTCGTCCGAGACACTCCTCACGGCACTCGGCATATTAAAATCTTGGTTTCTCTTTCCAATCTTCTTCGGGTATACGATTTTTCTCATCTCTCAACGATATTTTTCGCGCGATAACATCCTGTTTATTTTTGCCCTATCTTTCCTCCCGTTTTTCCTCTACTCGTCTCTCATGTGGCTTTTTGGAAGTTATACAACCTACGACGGACGATTCGAGAGCATCTTCAATTCTCCAAACGCATTCTCGATGCTCCTCACGCCAATTCTCATTCTCTCCTGGTATTTTCTTCGAACACAAAGAACGATTTTTTGGTTTTTCTTTTCTTTCTTACTCATATTTCTTCTCTTCTTGACGCACTCGTACTCAGCCTGGCTCGCCACCTGCATCGCCCTCCTCTTTTTTGAAGCTATACATCAACGCCCCACGCCGAAAACTCTCGGCATGACGCTCGGCATAGCAGCATTCCTTCTCGCTCTGTTCTATTTTACCTACGGAAATACTCCCCGATTCGAACACTTTTTCAGTCTCGACTCACGGTCATCGTTTGCATCGCGTGTCATGATCTGGCAATCCGCCGGAAAAATACTGATTGATTCGCCTGTTTTCGGCATAGGTCCGGGAAATTTCCAGAGTTGTTACCTTGCGTATCAGCAATTCTTTCCGCCCTATCTCGAATGGTCCGTCCCCGAGCCGCACAATATATTTCTCGCATTCTGGCTTGGGAGCGGCATTATCGGGCTCATTTCCTTTTGTTTCCTTATTTTCGCTTGGCTGCGACACATTGCCATATCGATATCAAAAACAGAGAACCCCTCGGTTCCCTGGATATTCACCGCTCTTATGATCGCTTTCCTCGTGCACGGACTTTTCGACACGCCCTACTGGAGAATCAGTCTGTCCTATCTTTTCTGGATCATATTTTTTCTCGGAATCGCCCCTGAGAAGTGCACACCTACGTCTTACAAAAGAATTCTATAG
- a CDS encoding O-antigen ligase family protein → MIRFLFLLFFATLPFQFALSPLPGIDLHISRLFALGLFGLWLIRSFIRRSLSIPTKPETWLLFAVFFLSAFSLFFAENASWGTRKLFFLLSFLPTLLIASSLLRTTPEREAFVRALTGGAALSALVGIAQFLLPFVIGLDPAIQFWQHAVIPLFSGLTFSNVVTEYSSMVVNIGGTNFLRASAFFPDPHIASFFWGMSLPLSIALAFQSKRDQGKKSRFFLFATTSLLILLADILTFSRGGYVALLATLFASLAIRFSDLIRKHTLPLLLSAAIFVLALIIPTPLSERLVSSLDLSDHSTSGRLAIWAEAIHIIEQHSLTGVGLGNYSNTVLPSAHYREPRYAHNIFLDIAAETGIATALTFFLAISLVLIQSLLQYRNRPFIFAGGCSILIFSIHSFFETPLYSVHILPLFLSLLAFIP, encoded by the coding sequence ATGATCCGATTCCTCTTTCTCCTGTTTTTCGCCACACTTCCCTTTCAGTTTGCCCTGAGTCCGCTCCCCGGCATTGATCTTCACATATCGAGACTCTTCGCTCTGGGACTTTTCGGACTTTGGCTGATACGGTCATTCATACGCCGATCATTATCCATTCCCACCAAACCAGAAACATGGCTTCTCTTCGCCGTCTTTTTTCTTTCGGCATTTTCCCTTTTCTTTGCCGAAAATGCCTCATGGGGAACTCGGAAACTCTTCTTTCTCCTCTCATTTCTTCCGACACTTCTCATTGCCTCTTCCTTACTTCGTACCACTCCTGAAAGAGAAGCGTTCGTTCGAGCACTCACCGGTGGCGCCGCACTCTCGGCGTTGGTTGGTATCGCGCAATTTCTCCTCCCCTTTGTCATTGGTCTTGATCCGGCGATACAATTCTGGCAGCACGCCGTCATTCCCCTCTTTTCCGGGCTGACTTTTTCCAACGTGGTCACTGAATATTCCAGCATGGTCGTCAATATTGGCGGGACCAATTTCCTCCGCGCAAGCGCCTTTTTCCCTGATCCGCATATTGCCTCGTTCTTCTGGGGCATGTCGCTCCCCCTTTCGATTGCGCTCGCCTTTCAGTCCAAGCGCGACCAGGGAAAAAAGTCGCGATTCTTTCTGTTCGCAACAACATCTTTATTGATACTTCTCGCAGATATACTCACCTTCTCCCGCGGTGGATACGTCGCCCTCCTCGCCACCCTTTTTGCTTCACTGGCCATACGTTTCTCAGATCTGATTCGGAAACACACTCTTCCACTTCTCCTGTCCGCAGCAATCTTCGTACTCGCACTCATAATTCCGACTCCGCTCTCCGAAAGACTCGTTTCCTCTCTCGACCTTTCCGATCACTCGACAAGCGGCCGCCTCGCCATATGGGCCGAAGCAATCCATATCATCGAACAACACTCTCTTACCGGTGTCGGATTGGGAAATTATTCCAATACAGTACTTCCTTCCGCTCACTACCGAGAACCGCGTTACGCGCACAACATATTTCTCGATATCGCCGCTGAAACCGGCATCGCAACAGCACTTACATTCTTCCTCGCAATTTCGCTCGTACTCATACAATCACTTCTACAATATCGAAACCGCCCCTTCATTTTTGCCGGCGGGTGCTCGATTCTCATTTTCTCCATCCACAGCTTTTTCGAAACACCTCTGTACTCGGTCCATATCCTTCCACTCTTTCTCAGTCTTCTGGCTTTTATCCCGTGA
- a CDS encoding glycosyltransferase family 2 protein — MDTSTTPNPPKFSFIIVNYQSAALLPACFSSFQNITVPGKYECIVVNNDPREQPALLDLQKKFNFTLLPLDGNRGFGFATNRGAEHAHGSILVFLNPDARFLSGNFSDIENAFKRHPSLGIIGMKLFIEPEKPQPWSTGESISLLSIVRNHLALSVSTPLWNATKPQKVSWVSGAALAIPRTLFFRIHGFDERFFLYYEDVDLCARTKQLRKNILFMPRIRVLHRGGGSMEGAQALQKRAYFASQDRYFSLHRPYHEHLLLKWLRKLFRL, encoded by the coding sequence ATGGATACTAGCACGACGCCGAATCCGCCAAAATTTTCTTTTATTATCGTAAATTACCAAAGCGCCGCTCTTCTCCCGGCGTGTTTTTCATCATTTCAAAACATCACTGTTCCCGGAAAATACGAGTGTATTGTCGTCAATAATGATCCTCGCGAGCAACCGGCGCTCCTCGATTTGCAGAAGAAATTCAATTTCACTTTGCTTCCGCTTGATGGGAATCGCGGCTTCGGCTTCGCCACCAATCGCGGCGCCGAACATGCCCATGGCAGCATTTTGGTCTTTCTCAATCCGGACGCACGGTTTCTCTCGGGAAACTTCTCAGATATCGAAAATGCATTCAAGCGTCACCCATCGCTCGGAATTATCGGCATGAAACTCTTCATAGAACCGGAAAAGCCTCAACCATGGAGCACCGGGGAATCAATCTCTCTGCTCAGCATCGTCCGCAATCACCTCGCTCTGTCCGTAAGCACTCCTCTTTGGAACGCCACGAAGCCACAAAAAGTCAGCTGGGTAAGTGGTGCCGCACTTGCCATACCTAGAACCCTCTTTTTCCGCATTCATGGTTTCGACGAACGATTCTTTCTCTACTATGAAGATGTCGATCTCTGCGCTCGAACAAAGCAGCTTCGGAAGAACATCCTTTTCATGCCGCGCATACGCGTGCTCCACCGAGGAGGAGGCAGCATGGAGGGCGCTCAAGCACTTCAAAAACGAGCCTACTTCGCCTCCCAAGATCGATATTTCTCCCTACATCGCCCCTACCACGAGCATCTTCTTTTGAAATGGCTCCGAAAACTTTTCCGACTATGA
- a CDS encoding glycosyltransferase family 2 protein codes for MNRSPLVFILILNYNGRATLLDCLRSVFHLDYPLFRVVVIDNASTDDSFEQARKTYPKAHFIRNSENVGFARGINVGIRFALDQRAEYIWLVNPDTKVPADSLQQLVPVLEKHANVGMASPLITYPKSSSVWFGGGKISWLRMRATHIPPRSLDTPFETGFLSGCAPLIKTSVFRIVGLFDERFFLYYEDVDLSYRAKKLGFSIIVHPRVSIEHSEESTGNPDKTYWLVRSGLFFFKKNTWLIGQPFFWLAFGLRRLWNTFRLKRLKNTKSTSILSVRDAFRDFWKYGY; via the coding sequence ATGAATCGATCTCCGCTCGTCTTCATTTTGATACTCAACTACAACGGGCGCGCTACACTTCTCGATTGTTTGCGCTCGGTGTTTCATCTCGATTACCCGCTCTTTCGCGTAGTCGTGATCGATAATGCTTCCACAGATGATTCCTTCGAACAAGCACGAAAAACATATCCGAAAGCCCATTTCATTCGAAACTCCGAAAATGTCGGTTTTGCCCGCGGCATCAATGTTGGCATTCGATTTGCCCTCGACCAAAGGGCTGAGTATATCTGGCTCGTCAATCCGGATACGAAGGTTCCAGCAGATTCTCTACAACAACTCGTCCCTGTTCTTGAAAAACATGCGAACGTCGGCATGGCTTCTCCGCTCATCACCTATCCAAAAAGCTCGTCGGTCTGGTTTGGCGGCGGAAAAATATCCTGGCTCCGGATGCGCGCCACACATATCCCACCACGAAGTCTCGACACGCCCTTCGAAACCGGTTTCCTTTCCGGATGCGCGCCGCTTATCAAGACTTCGGTTTTTCGCATTGTCGGGCTTTTCGACGAACGATTCTTTCTCTACTATGAGGATGTCGATCTCTCATATCGAGCTAAGAAGTTGGGATTTTCCATTATCGTCCATCCGAGAGTTTCCATAGAGCACTCAGAGGAAAGCACAGGAAATCCTGACAAGACATACTGGCTGGTCCGTTCGGGACTCTTCTTTTTCAAAAAGAACACATGGCTTATCGGACAGCCGTTCTTCTGGCTCGCCTTCGGCCTGCGAAGACTGTGGAATACGTTTCGTCTGAAACGCCTGAAAAACACAAAGAGCACTTCGATCCTCTCCGTACGAGATGCCTTCAGAGACTTCTGGAAATATGGATACTAG
- a CDS encoding flippase has protein sequence MPLARRIAYNVVFNSVAKIASTVLALVAIGFITRYLGTEGFGNYATVLAFFGLFAALADFGLSPLLTREISRKDAPEQTIVGNVVALRIASSSFILGIALIAVPFLPYDRELRIGIIIAAIAFVFASSSGILNGIFQKRLAMFEVATVEFLGKCLQLGIIVAAVSFDWGFGAIVLALLAYMVFNAVSLFFLSQRLLSFHLSFDVSFWKNFLRESLPVGMISIVSFAYFKMDTILLSILQGSADVGIYNAAYKIIENLTFFPAMIAGLILPLFSRYIFHEPEKFRLVADKTFKVFVVFAAPIAIGGFFLAEPLVLLIGGPDFLAAALPLRILIFSLAAIFFGNFFNAILIAGNLQKRLLVLLSVVAFFNIIANLLLIPQYSFVGAASVSLATEAAVALGTAFLALRFLEYRPDSHGIVRILLSSVILGIFLFVCASLPFIVRLLGGIAVYLIALWSTGGISMDEIAPLLFRKSAPREDIETGSPPL, from the coding sequence ATGCCACTTGCTCGACGTATTGCGTATAATGTCGTCTTCAATTCCGTTGCTAAAATCGCATCGACGGTTTTGGCATTGGTCGCTATCGGATTCATAACACGATATCTCGGCACCGAAGGTTTTGGAAACTACGCAACCGTATTGGCGTTCTTCGGACTCTTTGCCGCTCTCGCGGATTTCGGACTTTCACCGCTTCTTACACGAGAAATCTCTCGAAAAGACGCGCCCGAACAAACCATCGTCGGCAACGTCGTCGCACTGCGCATTGCCAGTTCCTCCTTCATTCTCGGAATCGCTCTCATTGCCGTTCCTTTCCTGCCCTATGACCGAGAGCTTCGCATCGGCATTATCATCGCCGCCATCGCCTTTGTTTTTGCCTCTTCCTCCGGAATATTGAATGGCATCTTCCAAAAGCGCCTTGCCATGTTTGAAGTGGCAACAGTGGAGTTTCTCGGGAAGTGTCTCCAACTCGGCATTATTGTTGCCGCCGTTTCTTTTGACTGGGGATTCGGAGCCATCGTTTTGGCCTTGCTCGCCTATATGGTATTCAATGCCGTATCACTTTTTTTTCTCAGCCAAAGACTCCTTTCTTTTCATCTTTCCTTTGATGTCTCCTTCTGGAAAAATTTCCTCCGCGAGTCACTTCCTGTCGGCATGATCTCCATCGTATCCTTCGCCTATTTCAAAATGGATACGATACTTCTCTCCATACTCCAAGGAAGTGCCGACGTTGGCATCTACAATGCCGCCTACAAAATCATTGAGAACCTCACTTTTTTTCCTGCCATGATTGCTGGGCTCATTCTCCCGCTTTTCTCCCGATATATCTTTCACGAACCCGAAAAATTCCGACTCGTCGCTGACAAGACATTCAAGGTATTTGTCGTCTTCGCCGCACCAATAGCCATTGGCGGATTCTTCTTGGCGGAACCACTTGTTCTCCTTATTGGCGGCCCGGACTTTCTGGCTGCCGCATTGCCGCTTCGCATCCTCATTTTCTCCCTCGCCGCCATATTTTTCGGCAACTTCTTCAATGCCATATTGATCGCCGGGAATCTTCAAAAACGATTACTTGTTCTTCTCTCTGTTGTTGCTTTCTTTAATATCATTGCCAATCTCCTCCTCATCCCGCAATACTCATTTGTTGGCGCTGCCAGCGTATCTCTCGCCACCGAAGCGGCTGTGGCTCTCGGAACCGCATTCCTCGCCCTCCGATTCCTTGAATACCGCCCCGATAGCCATGGGATTGTCCGGATACTTCTCTCTTCTGTCATTTTGGGAATCTTCCTGTTCGTATGCGCGTCACTTCCCTTCATTGTACGACTTCTTGGCGGCATCGCAGTCTATCTCATCGCCCTCTGGTCAACAGGAGGTATTAGCATGGACGAAATAGCCCCCTTACTGTTTCGAAAATCCGCCCCGAGAGAGGATATTGAAACAGGTTCACCTCCTCTATGA
- a CDS encoding membrane protein insertase YidC — protein sequence MSALFHSGVYQPIYNLLVFLYDIIPGGDFGIAIIIATLLLKTALFPLSQKQIESQKKMQEIQPKIKELQRKHKGDREKQSRAMMEFYKENKINPLSGCLPLILQLVVLIAIYRVLFNISNSGFSVSTEDLYTFISNPGDIHRFFLGILDLSKPSILLAATTALAQYYQMKMIMDQRQTEKESEKSVPAKESKTPEEPDFNQIMTKQMLYIGPGLTLFFGITFPSGLALYWLVSTLFMIAQQQHLLKKQPSKKRPKLPAIPA from the coding sequence ATGTCCGCACTCTTTCACTCCGGCGTATACCAGCCGATATACAATCTTCTTGTCTTTCTCTACGACATCATCCCGGGCGGAGACTTTGGCATTGCCATCATCATCGCCACCCTCCTCCTCAAGACCGCGCTCTTTCCACTTTCTCAAAAACAAATCGAGTCGCAAAAGAAAATGCAGGAGATCCAGCCGAAGATAAAAGAACTTCAAAGAAAACACAAGGGCGATCGGGAGAAGCAGAGCCGCGCCATGATGGAATTCTACAAAGAAAATAAGATTAATCCGCTCTCCGGCTGCCTCCCGCTCATACTTCAGCTTGTCGTGCTTATCGCCATCTATCGCGTGCTCTTTAATATCTCCAATTCCGGATTCAGCGTCTCGACCGAAGATCTCTACACCTTCATTTCCAATCCGGGAGACATCCATCGATTCTTTCTGGGCATTCTCGACCTTTCCAAACCCAGCATACTGCTTGCCGCCACGACAGCTCTCGCTCAGTATTACCAGATGAAGATGATCATGGATCAGCGGCAAACAGAAAAGGAGTCGGAAAAATCCGTGCCCGCAAAAGAGTCGAAAACGCCGGAGGAGCCGGATTTCAACCAAATCATGACCAAGCAGATGCTCTATATCGGTCCCGGACTCACGCTCTTTTTCGGCATCACCTTCCCTTCGGGACTCGCCCTCTACTGGCTTGTATCGACACTCTTCATGATCGCGCAACAGCAGCACCTCTTAAAGAAGCAACCGTCAAAAAAGCGTCCCAAACTACCTGCTATTCCAGCCTAG
- the rnpA gene encoding ribonuclease P protein component, which produces MLPKAYRLSDHAEIHRVFRLGKKAYGSLFSFITLPNSLEKSRFAIVVSKKIAPRAVDRNRMKRLAREALRIRLTRLMPGYDTVVVSLQKAPKKPDLSTVARDIESLLHRTHLVSDRKR; this is translated from the coding sequence ATGCTGCCGAAAGCGTACCGTTTATCTGATCACGCAGAGATACATCGTGTGTTTCGTCTCGGAAAGAAGGCTTATGGAAGCCTTTTTTCATTCATAACACTCCCGAATTCCCTCGAAAAGAGCCGGTTTGCCATAGTAGTCAGCAAAAAAATAGCGCCGCGCGCCGTTGACCGGAATCGCATGAAACGACTTGCTCGAGAGGCACTCCGCATTCGGCTTACACGCCTTATGCCCGGATACGACACGGTGGTCGTTTCTTTACAGAAAGCACCCAAAAAGCCAGACCTCTCGACAGTTGCCCGCGATATAGAAAGTCTGCTTCACCGCACGCACCTGGTATCGGATCGAAAGCGGTAA
- the rpmH gene encoding 50S ribosomal protein L34 has product MKRTYQPKKLRRSRRHGFRKRSATVGGRKVLAARRRKGRKKLAV; this is encoded by the coding sequence ATGAAGCGAACATATCAACCCAAAAAACTGCGACGGAGCCGTCGGCACGGATTTCGCAAACGAAGCGCCACCGTTGGCGGGCGAAAGGTTCTTGCCGCACGAAGGCGAAAAGGGCGAAAGAAACTCGCAGTATAA